Proteins from a genomic interval of Pirellulales bacterium:
- a CDS encoding ThuA domain-containing protein, translated as MRVQWQRLAVAIVVACGSLAGAEDSSTLKLNLRRRTETSPGSGRYHTLTERDVAWDARQTAIIVCDMWDAHHCLNAVRRVHELAPRMNQVLHAARDRGALVIHAPSGCMEAYANRPGRQLAKSAPSAGNLPGEIGRWCRQIPNEDRGAYPLDQRAGGEDDDPVEHRQWHDYLASIGRHPKAPWKAQFAALEIDDANDAISDSGVEIWNLLDERGIKNVILLGVHTNMCVLGRPFGLRQLAKNGKHVVLMRDMTDTMYDPAKWPYVSHFTGTDLIVEHIEKFVCPTVASGDLLGDGREFRFSGDRRPQLALLVAEDEYKTEESLPKFAAQYLGRDYRVSFIFGSDTDRRDIPAIEALDQADALLVSVRRRPLPAVELDHVRRFVAAGKPMIGIRTASHAFAPPAGKPLGKDLAQGGVAQWADFDQQVWGGNYVNHHANDLHPRVAVAAGSGPHAVLAGISLQQYVSPCSLYKVSPLLPGTQPLLLGMVPGFASEPVAWTRVRADGGRSFYTSLGHIGDFSQPAFCQLLFNGINWACNVSGTPPSHEWTATMPDLAENSSPK; from the coding sequence GTGCGTGTTCAATGGCAACGCTTGGCGGTGGCGATCGTTGTGGCTTGCGGCTCGCTCGCGGGCGCCGAAGATTCCAGCACGCTGAAGCTCAATCTGCGACGGCGAACAGAAACCTCGCCCGGCTCGGGCCGTTATCATACGCTGACCGAACGCGACGTCGCTTGGGACGCGCGACAAACGGCGATCATCGTCTGCGATATGTGGGACGCCCATCACTGCCTCAACGCGGTGCGACGGGTACACGAGCTGGCGCCGCGCATGAACCAGGTCCTGCATGCCGCCCGCGACCGCGGCGCGCTCGTCATTCACGCCCCCAGCGGTTGCATGGAGGCATACGCCAACCGTCCGGGGCGACAGTTGGCCAAGAGCGCGCCGTCGGCCGGCAACTTGCCCGGCGAGATCGGCCGGTGGTGCCGGCAGATTCCGAACGAAGACCGCGGCGCCTATCCGCTCGATCAGCGGGCCGGCGGCGAGGACGACGACCCGGTCGAACATCGGCAGTGGCACGATTACCTCGCCTCGATCGGCCGCCATCCCAAGGCCCCTTGGAAGGCCCAGTTCGCGGCGCTGGAAATCGACGACGCCAATGACGCGATCAGTGATTCGGGCGTCGAAATCTGGAACCTCCTCGACGAGCGCGGCATCAAGAACGTGATCCTGCTTGGCGTCCACACGAACATGTGCGTGCTGGGCCGGCCGTTCGGTCTGCGGCAACTGGCCAAGAACGGCAAGCACGTCGTTCTGATGCGCGACATGACCGACACGATGTACGATCCGGCCAAGTGGCCTTACGTGAGCCACTTCACCGGCACCGATCTGATCGTCGAACATATCGAAAAGTTCGTTTGCCCGACGGTCGCCAGCGGCGATTTGCTCGGCGACGGGCGCGAGTTCCGCTTTTCGGGCGACCGCCGGCCGCAGCTTGCTTTGCTCGTAGCCGAAGACGAATACAAGACCGAAGAATCGCTGCCCAAGTTCGCGGCACAGTACCTGGGGCGCGATTATCGCGTGAGCTTCATCTTCGGCAGCGACACCGACCGCCGCGACATTCCTGCGATCGAGGCGCTCGACCAGGCCGACGCCTTGCTGGTCAGCGTGCGGCGGCGGCCGCTACCTGCCGTCGAGCTCGACCACGTGCGCCGCTTCGTCGCCGCGGGCAAGCCGATGATCGGCATCCGGACGGCCAGCCATGCCTTTGCCCCGCCGGCCGGCAAGCCGCTGGGCAAAGATCTTGCGCAAGGGGGAGTCGCGCAGTGGGCCGACTTCGACCAGCAAGTTTGGGGCGGCAACTATGTGAATCATCACGCCAACGATCTGCACCCGCGGGTGGCGGTCGCCGCCGGCAGCGGGCCGCACGCGGTGCTTGCCGGAATCTCGCTTCAGCAGTACGTCAGCCCGTGTTCGCTTTACAAGGTGAGTCCGCTTTTGCCCGGCACGCAGCCGCTGTTGCTGGGGATGGTGCCCGGCTTTGCGAGCGAGCCGGTGGCTTGGACGCGCGTGCGTGCCGACGGCGGCCGTTCGTTCTACACGTCGCTGGGCCACATCGGCGACTTCAGCCAGCCGGCCTTTTGCCAACTGCTGTTCAACGGCATCAACTGGGCCTGCAACGTCAGCGGCACGCCGCCCTCGCATGAATGGACCGCGACGATGCCCGATTTGGCGGAGAATTCTTCGCCGAAATAA